A stretch of Suncus etruscus isolate mSunEtr1 chromosome 9, mSunEtr1.pri.cur, whole genome shotgun sequence DNA encodes these proteins:
- the LOC126018509 gene encoding olfactory receptor 2AG1-like, whose amino-acid sequence MEPWNSTLGSDFILMGILNDSRFPELLCATFTALYMLALTSNSLLLLVITMDPRLHVPMYLLLGQLSLMDLLFTSVVTPKALVDFLRGENTISFVGCAFQMFLALTLGGAEDLLLAFMAYDRYVAICHPLNYMVLMRPKICWLMVAISWMLASLSAFVYTLYTMHYPFCKSRKISHLLCEIPPLLKLACADTSRYELLVYVMGVTFLLPPLAAILASYTLILFTVLRMPSNEGRQKALLTCSSHLTVVGMFYGAATFMYVLPSSLHSTKQDNIISVFYTIVTPSLNPLIYSLRNKEVMGALRRVLAKYMLSSQTND is encoded by the coding sequence ATGGAACCCTGGAATTCTACTCTGGGAAGTGACTTCATCTTGATGGGAATTCTGAATGATAGCAGATTTCCTGAACTGCTCTGTGCCACTTTCACTGCCCTGTATATGTTGGCCCTGACCAGCAACAGCCTGCTACTCCTGGTCATCACAATGGATCCCCGGCTCCATGTGCCCATGTACCTTCTGCTTGGGCAGCTCTCACTCATGGACCTCCTGTTCACATCTGTGGTCACTCCCAAGGCACTTGTGGATTTTCTGCGAGGTGAAAACACCATCTCCTTTGTGGGCTGTGCCTTTCAGATGTTTTTGGCTTTGACTTTGGGAGGTGCAGAGGACCTCCTCCTGGCCTTCATGGCCTATGACAGGTATGTGGCCATTTGTCATCCTCTGAACTACATGGTCCTCATGAGGCCAAAGATCTGCTGGCTTATGGTGGCTATATCATGGATGCTGGCGAGCCTCAGTGCCTTTGTATATACCCTGTATACTATGCACTACCCATTCTGCAAGTCCCGTAAGATCAGCCACCTGCTCTGTGAGATCCCACCTCTGCTGAAATTGGCCTGTGCAGATACATCCAGATATGAACTCCTGGTATATGTCATGGGTGTGACCTTCCTCTTGCCCCCTCTTGCTGCTATCCTTGCCTCCTATACTCTAATCTTATTTACTGTGCTCCGAATGCCTTCTAATGAGGGGAGGCAGAAAGCCCTTCTTACTTGCTCTTCTCACCTGACAGTGGTTGGTATGTTCTATGGAGCTGCCACATTCATGTATGTGCTGCCCAGCTCTCTGCATAGCACTAAGCAGGACAACATTATCTCGGTTTTCTACACAATTGTCACCCCGTCTCTAAACCCACTCATTTATAGCTTGAGGAATAAAGAGGTCATGGGGGCCTTGAGAAGAGTCCTGGCAAAATAT